One Lachancea thermotolerans CBS 6340 chromosome F complete sequence DNA window includes the following coding sequences:
- the COI1 gene encoding Coi1p (similar to uniprot|Q3E6R5 Saccharomyces cerevisiae YDR381C-A Hypothetical ORF identified by homology. See FEBS Letters [2000]487:31-36.): protein MPSPNPFQNIGRNLLYLIGGLAVSVYMTKKLTRANKVTQFDRMQEKAKNEEEYYKNLAHVKPGFPISADDSKETRKSEFEGSGLSYLSRKGGDRLGFFDRRNKD from the exons ATGCCGTCACCTAATCCATTTCAAAACATCGG GAGAAATCTGCTTTACCTCATCGGAGGTCTTGCCGTTTCTGTTTATATGACCAAAAAGCTAACAAGAGCGAACAAAGTAACTCAGTTTGACCGGATGCAggaaaaagccaaaaacgAAGAGGAATActacaaaaacttggctCACGTTAAGCCAGGATTCCCTATTTCAGCAGATGACTCCAAAGAGACAAGGAAAAGTGAATTCGAAGGCTCAGGACTGAGCTATTTGAGCAGGAAGGGCGGGGACAGACTAGGGTTTTTCGacagaagaaacaaagaTTGA
- the YRA1 gene encoding RNA-binding protein YRA1 (similar to uniprot|Q12159 Saccharomyces cerevisiae YDR381W YRA1 Nuclear protein that binds to RNA and to Mex67p required for export of poly(A) mRNA from the nucleus member of the REF (RNA and export factor binding proteins) family another family member Yra2p can substitute for Yra1p function), with protein MSANLDKSLDEIIGSNKKPIRKINKKAPKKVSKQIVGGGRRGASVAAVRQRAAPNKAASVLEGAYGTKVSVEGLPRDIKQDAVREFFATQIGGIARVLLSYNERGLSTGMATITFKSGEKAKEAVKKFNGAPIDGGKSRLRLSLIVDPTKKPLASRIQAVVERKPVPARGPNKKVAAVKKQKREEKKKQPKPEKKSLEQLDQEMADYFEEKKD; from the exons atgtctGCAAACTTGGACAAGTCTCTCGACGAGATTATCGGcagcaacaaaaagccTATCAGAAAGATTAACAAGAAGGCGCCTAAGAAGGTCTCCAAGCAAATCGTTGGTGGAGGCCGCCGCGGTGCTTCGGTAGCTGCTGTTAGACAAAGAGCCGCGCCTAACAAGGCCGCTAGTGTTCTTGAAGGTGCCTACGGCACCAAAGTCAGCGTCGAAGGGCTGCCAAGAGACATTAAACAAGATGCTGTTAGA GAATTTTTTGCTACTCAGATTGGCGGCATTGCAAGAGTGCTTTTGAGTTACAATGAAAGAGGCCTTTCCACTGGCATGGCAACTATTACATTCAAATCAGGTGAAAAGGCTAAAGAGGCGGTTAAGAAGTTTAACGGCGCCCCAATCGACGGTGGTAAGTCGAGACTGAGGTTAAGCTTGATTGTTGATCCAACAAAGAAGCCATTGGCTTCAAGAATCCAGGCTGTAGTGGAAAGAAAGCCAGTTCCAGCGAGAGGaccaaacaaaaaggttgCCGCggtcaagaagcaaaagcgcgaagagaagaagaagcagccTAAGCCTGAGAAGAAGAGTCTGGAACAGCTGGACCAAGAGATGGCCGACTACTTcgaggagaagaaggatTAA
- the AFI1 gene encoding Afi1p (similar to uniprot|Q92274 Saccharomyces cerevisiae YOR129C Putative component of the outer plaque of the spindle pole body; may be involved in cation homeostasis or multidrug resistance) has protein sequence MFTHSHAIRSGLGGRLRQSHDEHISYRYNAQYIISAEFDNKVGPVIKHQHPKPLAGFKSSTSRSASVNLASLMIPNSAESRPDVADFTVFILYKDKYTRNYHVFPIADSKLPQNDARSPTILEEDEPQSGLAGEASTNHNADTKEPPLFFLSVVNALHDKSNDRGATIKSIALGTTMQNFIIFKPLLAMTLDLYMRSNDDPRLLIDCFNMINSLDLSFAKRTLANASLQNLLNSISDENLIAEIFNPIKQNLQNILHLNTLPKADVFGNKISFKRHLVEYQFTKFKPTLLPPALSRISLQIDLINFDPVKVNINYNDHVLKFLLKFIPQLDELPRSRFSWRLFVNSTKLPKDTLCQFILSLSNFIKHFDFHYFENAQVIIFPYMDISFLDALREQLVLQNGRRMFTIVGVSNPIFEYQKDVWDFYYDMDAGSLQTRVSSMQSVASLQSISQETAKSSKKMKNIFQKRASYAMPLTVPSKKCGLTWKMINYLVNERHDNETVLNVFKRINILQLLSLLKDIDNRPQAEAELSLKDDYVVTYRDFIIFPEFFEYGTLKLIRCFAQLEQDLNYILFDGKKSGGGNNYNVLESIFASLKQINKFMASSTANTDKFFNIGLNFPLTAIQREESLTRKDFLDVDLEKYFSELKMRNCMEMLDSHHKGVVDYFAMKRFQRLLFLPLLIDPEIEYCSDYSSRFGLADAAHEDSGSNIKRILMSEISLSPMSSIFNDDSLFRDGNFEDLKSRTLSSKSGSIGRDSFRDRSELIVPKIRSACLAIVHRTQKHAVGRLLLEYKLNPMFQSIFASLREETISKRKSDIEKRDSLRKIQVSAHEVNMNVSPSRRNLLNDLNAISQQQDDIKSKMASEGKPARASILSTLNRLTSGLDEMEI, from the coding sequence ATGTTCACGCATTCGCATGCTATTAGGTCCGGTCTCGGTGGGCGCCTCCGACAGTCCCACGATGAACACATAAGTTACCGTTACAATGCCCAATACATCATCTCGGCAGAATTTGACAACAAAGTGGGACCGGTTATTAAGCACCAACACCCAAAACCTTTGGCGGgattcaaaagcagcaCCTCAAGGTCTGCGTCAGTGAATTTAGCTAGTCTGATGATACCGAACAGCGCCGAATCCCGGCCCGATGTGGCTGATTTCACAGTCTTCATACTCTACAAGGATAAATACACGCGAAACTATCATGTATTTCCCATTGCTGATTCCAAGCTACCTCAAAACGATGCTCGGTCTCCAACCATTTTAGAGGAGGATGAGCCGCAGTCTGGCCTCGCCGGCGAAGCCTCGACTAACCACAATGCAGACACGAAGGAACCTCCactttttttcttgagtgTTGTAAACGCGCTCCACGATAAGTCCAACGACCGCGGCGCAACCATTAAATCAATAGCGCTTGGCACAACAATGCAGAACTTCATAATATTCAAGCCCCTTCTGGCTATGACCCTGGACCTGTATATGCGGTCGAACGACGATCCGCGGCTTCTGATTGACTGCTTTAACATGATTAACAGTCTTGATCTTTCGTTCGCCAAAAGAACCTTGGCCAACGCCTCACTCCAGAATTTACTGAATTCTATCAGCGACGAGAATCTTATTGCAGAAATTTTTAACCCAATCAAGCAGAACCTCCAGAACATATTGCATTTGAATACGCTTCCGAAAGCTGACGTTTTTGGTAACAAAATAAGCTTTAAGCGACATTTGGTCGAATATCAGTTTACAAAATTCAAGCCCACGCTGCTTCCGCCTGCACTCTCGCGCATTTCACTCCAAATTGACTTGATCAATTTCGATCCGGTTAAGGTCAACATCAACTACAACGATCACGTACTGAAGtttcttctcaaattcATCCCTCAGCTGGATGAACTGCCGCGCTCGCGCTTCTCTTGGAGACTTTTTGTGAACTCTACCAAGCTCCCAAAAGACACTCTCTGCCAGTTCATACTGTCATTATCCAACTTTATCAAGCATTTTGACTTTCATTATTTCGAAAACGCTCAAGTAATAATATTCCCCTACATGGACATATCGTTTCTTGACGCATTAAGAGAGCAGTtagtgcttcaaaacgGGCGACGAATGTTCACGATCGTTGGAGTGAGCAATCctatttttgaatatcaaaaagatgTATGGGACTTTTATTACGACATGGACGCTGGGTCTCTTCAAACACGGGTCAGCAGCATGCAAAGCGTAGCATCTCTTCAGAGTATTTCTCAAGAGACAGcgaaatcatcaaaaaaaatgaagaacatatttcaaaaaagagcGTCATATGCTATGCCTCTCACAGtgccttcaaaaaagtgtGGTCTTACTTGGAAAATGATAAACTACCTTGTCAATGAACGGCACGATAATGAAACGGTCTTGAACGTTTTCAAACGCATTAACATTCTGCAGCTACTGAGTCTTCTGAAAGACATCGACAATCGACCTCAAGCAGAGGCGGAgctgagcttgaaggaTGATTACGTGGTAACCTATCGAGACTTCATCATATTCCCTGAGTTCTTTGAATACGGTACCCTCAAACTCATTAGATGTTTTGCACAGCTTGAGCAGGATCTGAATTACATTTTGTTTGATGGGAAAAAGTCAGGAGGTGGCAACAACTACAATGTTCTGGAGAGTATATTTGCATCTCTTAAACAAATAAACAAGTTCATGGCATCAAGCACCGCAAATACTgacaaatttttcaacattggATTAAATTTCCCATTAACGGCCAtacaaagagaagaaagccTTACCAGGAAGGACTTCTTGGACGTTGATTTGGAAAAATATTTTAGTGAGCTAAAGATGAGAAACTGCATGGAAATGTTAGATTCACACCATAAAGGAGTGGTCGATTATTTTGCAATGAAGAGGTTCCAAAGGCTACTTTTTCTCCCACTTCTGATTGACCCTGAAATAGAATACTGTTCTGATTATTCTAGTCGTTTTGGTCTAGCGGATGCAGCTCACGAAGACAGCGGCTCTAACATCAAAAGGATACTTATGTCAGAAATTAGTCTTTCTCCTATGTCAagcattttcaatgacGACAGTCTGTTTAGAGATGGCAATTTCGAAGACCTTAAAAGCCGGACTTTGTCTTCGAAAAGTGGAAGTATTGGAAGAGATTCTTTTCGAGATCGGTCTGAACTCATAGTGCCCAAAATAAGAAGCGCATGCTTAGCCATCGTTCATCGAACACAAAAGCATGCCGTAGGAAGGCTTCTACTGGAGTACAAACTGAATCCAATGTTCCAGTCAATTTTTGCATCATTAAGGGAAGAAACAAtttccaaaagaaaaagcgaTATTGAGAAGCGCGATAGCCTTCGAAAGATCCAAGTTTCAGCCCATGAAGTTAACATGAATGTATCCCCGAGCAGAAGGAACTTATTAAACGATCTCAACGCGATTTCGCAACAGCAGGACGACATTAAATCTAAAATGGCATCGGAAGGGAAACCTGCTAGGGCCAGCATTCTTAGTACACTCAACCGCTTAACATCAGGGCTTGACGAAATGGAAATTTAA
- the ARO10 gene encoding phenylpyruvate decarboxylase ARO10 (similar to uniprot|Q06408 Saccharomyces cerevisiae YDR380W ARO10 Phenylpyruvate decarboxylase catalyzes decarboxylation of phenylpyruvate to phenylacetaldehyde which is the first specific step in the Ehrlich pathway), which translates to MSPIGILGNQRSSAVANERMRIPLGQYIFERIVSSGTRTIFGVPGDFNLSLLEHIYNPEVALKGIKWIGTCNELNAAYAADGYSRYTNKIGCLITTLGVGELSALNGIAGAFAEDVKILHIVGVAPSQFYEGSAQSSHNVHHLVPAVFDSNIHAPNHRVYRDMVDKRVSCSSLFLDDISSACDQIDTVISDIYRYSKPGYIFIPADFTDKLVDARNLEKRPAILLRDVVSGFCINDHKCQELAEYILESMYSSSRPAIIADILCDRYDLTSSLRELVNKTHVWNFASSMGKSILDENNLGFRGVYNGSESQDQVLKDFQTCDFLLHVGVVKNEMNTGHYSYKFSNHSNIVELHPSYVNFIDADTGKNRYVTGQYFFKVLDMMTQMIDPTKLHLGYQESIPSRTQEYCGPPHSSVTHSYLQTHFPKFLSSGDVFVVDTGSFQFGVRDYRFPSDLKYISQSFYLSIGMALPCALGVGLGMQDYPSNHIISSALVQRNYQPRLILCEGDGAAQMTIQELTSFLRYKVPIDLFIWNNGGYTVERAIKGPNRPYNDIMAWEWTELLRVFGDPKLENSVSQKVSSADQMSELLKTFRSSDKRSKLVRLVEVMLGVMDFPEQLKAMAIACRH; encoded by the coding sequence ATGTCGCCAATTGGAATTCTTGGCAACCAACGCAGCTCAGCTGTCGCAAATGAAAGGATGAGGATCCCATTGGGTCAGTATATTTTTGAACGGATTGTTTCAAGCGGCACGAGAACAATATTTGGTGTCCCAGGAGATTTTAATCTGTCTTTGTTGGAGCATATATACAACCCAGAAGTCGCCCTGAAGGGAATAAAATGGATCGGCACCTGTAATGAGCTCAACGCGGCATACGCAGCTGATGGCTATTCCCGCTATACTAACAAAATAGGTTGTTTAATTACTACGCTTGGAGTTGGAGAGCTATCTGCGCTTAATGGGATAGCTGGCGCTTTTGCAGAGGATGTAAAGATCCTCCATATTGTGGGAGTGGCCCCGTCACAGTTCTATGAAGGCAGTGCGCAAAGCTCTCACAATGTACACCATCTCGTACCAGCTGTATTCGACTCAAATATTCACGCGCCTAACCACCGTGTCTACCGTGATATGGTAGATAAGCGTGTTTCATGCTCCAGTTTATTTTTGGATGACATTTCAAGCGCTTGTGATCAGATTGATACTGTTATTTCTGACATCTATCGTTACAGTAAGCCAGGATATATCTTCATTCCGGCAGACTTTACCGATAAATTAGTGGATGCGCGTAACCTGGAAAAAAGACCTGCTATTTTGCTCCGGGATGTTGTGTCTGGCTTTTGCATCAACGATCATAAATGCCAGGAATTGGCAGAATACATCTTGGAGTCGATGTATAGCAGCTCTAGACCGGCTATAATTGCCGACATTCTCTGCGACCGGTATGACCTCACTTCTTCATTACGCGAGCTAGTGAATAAAACGCACGTATGGAATTTTGCGTCCTCTATGGGTAAGTCTATTTTGGATGAAAATAATCTTGGATTTAGAGGTGTTTATAATGGAAGCGAGAGCCAGGATCAAGTGCTTAAGGACTTTCAGACTTGTGACTTTTTGCTGCACGTTGGGGTGGTAAAGAATGAAATGAACACGGGCCATTATTCTTACAAATTCTCCAACCACTCGAACATTGTGGAACTGCATCCCAGCTATGTTAACTTCATTGATGCTGATACTGGGAAAAACCGCTATGTGACAGGGCaatatttcttcaaagttttggACATGATGACGCAAATGATCGATCCAACAAAGCTACATTTGGGATATCAAGAAAGCATACCCAGCAGAACTCAAGAATATTGTGGCCCGCCACACTCTTCAGTTACACATTCATATTTACAGACGCATTtcccaaaatttttgagctcgggtgatgtttttgttgtcGATACAGGATCGTTTCAGTTCGGAGTTCGAGACTATAGGTTCCCCTCGGACCTGAAATATATTTCACAAAGTTTCTACCTCTCGATAGGCATGGCTCTTCCTTGTGCTTTGGGAGTCGGCTTAGGCATGCAAGATTATCCCTCGAATCACATTATTAGTTCAGCATTAGTGCAGAGAAATTATCAGCCTCGCTTGATTCTTTGTGAAGGCGACGGCGCAGCTCAAATGACAATACAGGAGCTAACCTCGTTCTTGCGCTACAAAGTTCCAATTGATTTGTTCATTTGGAATAATGGTGGTTACACGGTGGAAAGAGCAATAAAAGGCCCAAACAGGCCGTATAATGACATCATGGCCTGGGAATGGACCGAGCTTCTCCGCGTTTTTGGTGAcccaaaacttgaaaattcAGTGAGCCAAAAGGTGAGTTCAGCTGATCAAATGTCTGAACTGCTTAAAACTTTTAGAAGCTCTGATAAACGAAGTAAGCTTGTGAGGCTGGTGGAAGTCATGTTAGGAGTTATGGACTTTCCTGAACAGCTGAAGGCTATGGCAATTGCTTGTCGGCACTAG
- the ADE2 gene encoding phosphoribosylaminoimidazole carboxylase ADE2 (similar to uniprot|P21264 Saccharomyces cerevisiae YOR128C ADE2 Phosphoribosylaminoimidazole carboxylase catalyzes a step in the 'de novo' purine nucleotide biosynthetic pathway red pigment accumulates in mutant cells deprived of adenine) encodes MDSRTVGILGGGQLGRMIVEAASRLNVKTIILDAPNSPAKQINALTQHVDGSFSNPSDIEEIASKCDVLTVEIEHVDVPTLKKLQKTHPKLEIYPSPEAIELIQDKFTQKEHLIKNEIDVAESVAIESPSVESLAQVGDKFGYPYMLKSRTLAYDGRGNFVVKSKDSIPQALETLNNRPLYAEKWAPFTKELAVMIVRSIDGKVFSYPVVETIHRENICHLCFAPARVPDSIQLKAKLLAENAIKSFPGCGIFGVEMFYLENGQLLINEIAPRPHNSGHYTIDACVTSQFEAHVRAILGLPLPRNFSSLSTSNTNAIMLNVLGDKEKNKELQTCERALQTPGASVYLYGKESRPQRKMGHINIIGSSMEHCERQLRYISGESDELPSSVADNLAPEIPGTSKKPLVGVIMGSDSDLPVMSAACEILNKFEVPYEVTIVSAHRTPHRMSNYAVEAAKRGLKAIIAGAGGAAHLPGMVAAMTPLPVIGVPVKGSTLDGVDSLHSIVQMPRGIPVATVAINNSTNAGLLAVRLLGAYDFTYQEKMQEFLLKQEEEVLVKAEKLENLGYQNYLDGKK; translated from the coding sequence ATGGACTCTAGAACTGTTGGTATTTTGGGAGGAGGCCAGTTGGGCCGGATGATTGTTGAGGCTGCAAGCAGGCTGAACGTTAAAACAATCATCTTGGATGCACCCAACTCGCCTGCGAAACAGATTAATGCTCTTACCCAGCATGTGGATGGGTCTTTCTCTAACCCTAGCGATATTGAAGAGATTGCGTCCAAATGTGATGTGCTGACTGTCGAAATCGAACACGTTGATGTGCCTACGCTGAAGAAATTACAAAAGACGCACCCTAAACTCGAGATATACCCCTCTCCTGAAGCCATCGAATTAATCCAAGACAAGTTCactcaaaaagaacatTTGATCAAGAATGAAATAGACGTTGCCGAAAGCGTTGCTATTGAAAGCCCTTCTGTGGAGTCATTAGCCCAAGTCGGTGACAAATTCGGCTACCCTTACATGTTGAAGTCCAGAACCTTGGCTTACGACGGTCGCGGCAACTTTGTAGTAAAGTCGAAAGACTCGATCCCACAGGCGCTCGAAACACTAAACAACAGACCTCTTTACGCCGAGAAATGGGCCCCATTTACCAAAGAGCTAGCTGTAATGATTGTGCGTTCCATTGACGGCAAGGTTTTCTCTTACCCAGTTGTGGAAACTATTCACCGCGAAAACATATGCCACTTGTGTTTTGCGCCCGCCCGTGTCCCTGACTCTATTCAATTGAAGGCCAAGCTCTTAGCTGAAAATGCTATCAAATCATTCCCAGGTTGCGGTATTTTTGGTGTTGAAATGTTTTACCTAGAGAACGGCCAGCTCTTAATCAACGAGATTGCTCCAAGACCTCACAACTCAGGGCACTACACCATCGACGCCTGTGTTACTTCTCAATTCGAAGCCCATGTTAGAGCTATTCTAGGTTTACCGCTGCCACGGAACTTTTCTTCTCTGTCCACTTCAAATACTAATGCTATTATGCTAAACGTGCTTGGagacaaagagaagaacaaagagctACAAACATGCGAGCGTGCCCTCCAGACTCCGGGTGCTTCTGTCTATCTTTACGGTAAGGAATCAAGACCTCAAAGGAAAATGGGCCATATCAACATAATCGGTTCATCCATGGAGCACTGTGAGCGCCAGTTGCGTTACATCTCTGGTGAAAGCGATGAACTGCCTTCTAGTGTTGCCGACAACCTTGCCCCTGAAATCCCAGGCACTTCCAAAAAACCATTGGTTGGCGTAATTATGGGATCCGACTCAGACCTACCTGTCATGAGCGCTGCCTGtgagattttgaacaagttcGAAGTTCCATACGAAGTTACTATTGTTTCTGCTCATAGAACCCCTCATAGAATGAGCAATTACGCCGTTGAGGCGGCAAAGCGCGGGTTAAAAGCTATTATTGCTGGTGCAGGCGGAGCGGCGCACCTACCAGGGATGGTTGCTGCGATGACTCCCCTACCAGTCATTGGTGTTCCAGTCAAAGGTTCCACTTTGGATGGTGTAGATTCCCTGCATTCAATTGTTCAAATGCCTAGAGGTATTCCTGTAGCGACAGTTGCTATCAACAACAGCACCAACGCGGGTCTGCTTGCAGTTAGACTCCTTGGTGCCTATGACTTTACCTACCAGGAAAAGATGCAAGAGTTCTTGCtaaagcaagaagaagaagtgCTAGTGAAGGCcgaaaagctcgaaaaccTAGGATACCAAAACTACTTGGACGGTAAGAAGTGA
- a CDS encoding KLTH0F15554p (conserved hypothetical protein), whose product MPGTRVLSIMIPGLVLFLSLVSPSLESVIADSKFTQDNSEKRRYGKDPVSGLQKFLALVCLIWYVTVLALAYSGWIEIVRKFRGPRGLADAGDSREPVSIIRPCKGIDTEMASCLESSILQAYATDRFEVLFCVESPQDPCIPVIKGLLEKYPDYDLKLLVGINGSEDHYGPNPKINNLSKAYRHAKYDIIWVLDSNVWCSPGTLSRSVASLTKSLDNGTKTRNRPVVLTHHVPLAISVAQSPLSLPLSARLDEMFMFSSHAKFYVGFNKVSIAPCVNGKSNLYRRSDLDKAVEYVGQATRRTDLFRDPQIQQDARMIALKNKASQDDHHLPFTEYVVVANKLQSRDVPAEEQQHHHGIEFFSTYIGEDNMIGTALWDMLGGRTGMTMDAVVQPLRFGAKDEGLRNFINRRVRWLRVRKYMVLAATLLEPTTESIVIGFMGAFWASRLLHLRFRLFFCMHLLIWCLTDWIQYCILSKVVFMDDQIRELPAFLSQAGRRRSFWDWLRIWVLREILALPIWIKAMCGSVIDWRNKPFRIKPDLTAEELQ is encoded by the coding sequence ATGCCAGGGACACGAGTCTTGTCAATAATGATTCCGGGGCTAGTGCTATTCCTCTCGTTGGTTTCACCAAGCCTCGAGAGTGTAATCGCTGATAGTAAGTTCACGCAGGACAATTCCGAGAAAAGGCGGTACGGGAAGGATCCGGTTTCGGGACTccagaagtttttggcgctAGTATGCCTGATCTGGTACGTAACAGTACTAGCGTTAGCATACTCAGGATGGATAGAGATTGTGCGGAAGTTCAGAGGCCCCCGAGGACTGGCCGATGCCGGTGATTCGCGTGAACCGGTAAGCATCATTCGCCCTTGCAAAGGCATTGACACAGAAATGGCTTCCTGCCTCGAAAGTAGTATTCTGCAAGCGTACGCAACTGATCGGTTTGAGGTTCTTTTTTGCGTTGAAAGTCCACAAGATCCTTGTATTCCAGTGATAAAAGGACTGCTAGAAAAGTACCCAGACTACgatttgaagctgttgGTCGGTATAAACGGGTCAGAGGATCACTACGGCCCTAATCCCAAGATCAACAATCTTTCGAAAGCGTATCGGCACGCGAAATATGATATAATCTGGGTTTTGGACTCTAATGTCTGGTGTTCTCCCGGGACTCTGAGCCGGAGTGTTGCAAGTCTCACGAAGTCTCTCGACAATGGAACCAAAACTAGGAATCGTCCCGTAGTACTAACGCACCATGTTCCGCTGGCGATAAGTGTCGCACAAAGTCCCTTGAGCCTTCCATTAAGCGCGCGGTTGGACGAAATGTTCATGTTTAGCTCGCACGCCAAATTTTACGTTGGGTTCAACAAGGTTTCCATCGCGCCTTGCGTAAATGGCAAAAGCAATCTTTACCGCCGTTCTGATCTCGATAAAGCGGTTGAGTATGTGGGGCAGGCTACGAGGCGGACAGATCTATTTCGCGATCCTCAAATCCAACAAGATGCGCGGATGAtagctctcaaaaacaaagcatCTCAAGATGATCATCATTTGCCCTTTACAGAGTATGTTGTTGTTGCGAACAAGTTACAATCCAGGGACGTTCCTGCTGAGGAGCAACAACATCATCATGGTATCGAATTCTTCAGCACATACATTGGAGAGGACAATATGATTGGTACTGCTCTCTGGGACATGCTTGGAGGGCGCACGGGAATGACCATGGACGCGGTTGTTCAGCCTCTCAGGTTTGGAGCTAAAGATGAAGGACTCCGAAACTTCATCAATCGACGGGTGCGGTGGCTGCGTGTTCGCAAGTACATGGTGCTGGCTGCAACATTGTTGGAGCCAACCACTGAAAGCATAGTAATTGGCTTCATGGGCGCATTTTGGGCCTCGCGGCTTTTGCATTTGAGATTTCgtctctttttctgcatgcatcttttgatttggTGTCTGACCGATTGGATTCAGTACTGTATACTATCGAAAGTCGTGTTTATGGATGATCAGATCCGTGAGCTACCCGCTTTTTTGTCGCAGGCGGGACGTCGTCGCAGCTTTTGGGATTGGCTCCGCATCTGGGTTTTGCGTGAAATTTTAGCGCTTCCTATTTGGATAAAGGCCATGTGTGGCTCAGTGATCGATTGGAGAAACAAGCCATTTCGGATAAAGCCTGATCTAACCgcagaagagcttcagTGA
- the SDH6 gene encoding Sdh6p (similar to uniprot|Q3E785 Saccharomyces cerevisiae YDR379C-A Hypothetical ORF identified by homology. See FEBS Letters [2000] 487:31-36.), which translates to MAKRLSGLQREVLQMYRQCIRAAHDKPKANQPNFVTHIRKEFRQYQDLPRKDFSTIEHLLRVGHRRLEMYSQPEVKDIH; encoded by the coding sequence ATGGCCAAACGACTCAGCGGATTACAACGTGAAGTGCTGCAAATGTACCGGCAGTGCATTCGGGCCGCCCACGACAAGCCGAAGGCCAACCAGCCCAATTTTGTGACGCACATCCGAAAGGAATTTAGACAATATCAGGACCTCCCCCGCAAAGACTTTAGCACGATAGAGCACCTACTAAGGGTTGGCCACCGGAGATTGGAAATGTACTCCCAGCCAGAAGTCAAAGACATACACTAA